The following are encoded in a window of uncultured Ilyobacter sp. genomic DNA:
- the ptsP gene encoding phosphoenolpyruvate--protein phosphotransferase — MERLEGKSIFEGIVIGQPYLRKKKKVDITEYKIDEERVDEEINRFKIALKETKQEIKFLIDSLKGRINSDELKILNVHLMILDDPVLLSEINTRITVDLINVEKILETVIDKYVDMFNQLNDPVYKQRGLDIQDVGDKLIRNLLSEEAELEDIEGKILITKELFPTELLKIHHNNIKILGIITEYGGETSHVAILAKALGIPTLMGAKSVMQREWDGKIILDTRKSSSCAIIDATDKVFESYVKEQEGLYQKVCELEKLIELPAVTLDGRKLDLNINVGGDLDMSDLKKKNPDGIGLFRSEFIYMDSEFFPSEKKQMEIYEKIYNDLGGDRPLIIRTLDIGADKQLSYYEMNNEENPFLGLRGLRFTLSHKSIFKEQLRAILRVAHGRNIKVMYPMVTNLWEIEEADKILQDVKDELKRSNLDYKDDIEVGIMIEVPSAALLADIFGDKVDFFSIGTNDLTQYILAADRLSDEVAHLYDCYDPAVLRAINMVAEAGIRHGKKVSVCGEMAGDPMAIIAFMSFGIKDLSMLASFLPRAKHLIRNSDMNNIRKLKNQILSCKDSNEVKELLKKYVM, encoded by the coding sequence ATGGAAAGATTAGAAGGAAAATCTATATTTGAAGGAATTGTAATAGGTCAGCCTTACTTGAGGAAGAAAAAAAAGGTTGATATTACAGAATATAAAATAGATGAAGAGAGAGTTGATGAAGAGATCAACAGATTTAAGATCGCCCTTAAAGAGACTAAACAGGAAATAAAATTCCTCATAGATTCTCTCAAGGGGAGAATAAATAGTGATGAACTTAAAATTTTAAATGTGCACCTAATGATCTTAGATGACCCTGTGCTCTTGTCAGAGATAAACACACGTATAACTGTGGATCTGATAAATGTGGAGAAAATATTGGAAACTGTAATTGATAAATATGTCGATATGTTTAATCAACTGAATGACCCTGTGTACAAACAAAGAGGTCTAGATATACAAGATGTTGGAGACAAGCTTATCCGAAATCTTTTAAGTGAAGAGGCTGAGCTAGAGGATATAGAGGGTAAAATTTTAATAACCAAAGAACTTTTCCCTACAGAACTTTTAAAAATACACCACAACAATATAAAAATTCTGGGAATAATAACTGAATATGGTGGAGAGACATCTCATGTGGCTATTTTGGCTAAGGCTTTGGGAATTCCAACTTTGATGGGTGCTAAAAGTGTCATGCAAAGAGAGTGGGATGGGAAAATAATACTCGATACCAGAAAATCAAGCTCGTGTGCTATAATTGATGCTACTGACAAAGTTTTTGAAAGTTATGTCAAGGAACAGGAAGGGCTTTACCAGAAAGTATGTGAACTTGAAAAGTTGATAGAACTTCCTGCTGTGACTTTGGATGGCAGAAAATTAGATCTGAATATCAATGTGGGGGGAGATCTGGATATGTCGGATCTGAAAAAGAAAAATCCCGACGGAATAGGGCTTTTCAGATCGGAATTTATATATATGGATTCTGAATTTTTCCCAAGTGAAAAAAAGCAGATGGAGATCTATGAAAAAATATATAATGATCTAGGAGGAGACAGGCCTTTAATAATAAGGACCCTAGATATAGGTGCAGACAAACAGCTTTCCTATTATGAGATGAATAATGAAGAAAATCCATTTCTCGGTCTTAGAGGGCTGAGGTTTACACTGTCACACAAAAGTATATTTAAAGAGCAGCTGAGAGCCATACTCAGAGTGGCTCATGGAAGAAATATAAAGGTAATGTATCCTATGGTTACAAATCTATGGGAAATAGAGGAAGCAGATAAGATTCTCCAAGATGTCAAGGATGAACTAAAAAGATCTAATTTGGATTATAAAGATGATATAGAGGTTGGAATAATGATAGAGGTTCCATCAGCTGCACTCTTAGCAGATATTTTTGGAGATAAGGTTGACTTCTTTAGTATAGGAACCAATGACCTAACTCAATATATACTTGCTGCAGACAGGCTGAGTGATGAAGTGGCACATCTCTATGACTGCTATGATCCAGCAGTACTTAGGGCTATAAACATGGTGGCAGAAGCCGGAATAAGACACGGAAAAAAGGTGAGTGTCTGCGGTGAAATGGCCGGGGATCCCATGGCTATAATAGCATTTATGAGCTTTGGGATCAAAGATCTGAGTATGCTTGCATCTTTTTTACCAAGGGCAAAACATCTAATAAGAAACAGTGATATGAACAATATAAGAAAATTGAAGAACCAGATATTATCCTGTAAGGATTCTAATGAAGTAAAAGAGTTACTAAAAAAATATGTAATGTGA
- a CDS encoding HPr family phosphocarrier protein, with the protein MKSIEVQIKNKAGLHARPSSLFVQTASEFDSDVIVKCDDEEVNGKSIMGLMLLAAEQGRTLILEADGEDEAHLLEALRDLIEVKKFNEE; encoded by the coding sequence ATGAAGAGTATAGAGGTACAGATCAAAAACAAAGCCGGACTTCATGCGAGACCTTCCTCTCTTTTTGTGCAAACTGCTAGCGAATTTGATTCAGATGTAATTGTAAAATGCGATGATGAAGAGGTTAACGGTAAAAGTATAATGGGTCTTATGCTTTTGGCTGCAGAGCAAGGGAGAACTCTAATTCTTGAAGCTGACGGAGAAGATGAAGCCCATTTACTAGAAGCTCTGAGAGATCTTATAGAGGTTAAAAAATTTAATGAGGAGTAA